The following proteins are encoded in a genomic region of Leptospira kirschneri serovar Cynopteri str. 3522 CT:
- a CDS encoding discoidin domain-containing protein — translation MNSESIRISHPDLIKIREIKSTGTYDLKDGKLLRYSEIKNSPGISSLTLHFDSVSSLNQIRLHSNSQEIAFFPDTFRFEISMDGIVWEPILQETGFKRLNQKTGQWNFSLVQAKYLKLISQVSEKDNSGKYKISLGQLEVGISGIVKIQVSSEQDRFWVKENLIDQRSDYGWSSKEVSKPGEEFLLIDLGSISRVNELRLFTPKLDPTFFPESFTVYYSEDDLSWNQLLEENQFLSEPGVWYQWRFLPTNVRYLKLVARQKEKKNQEFYQTKIVELELYATPHLSDLTNKPTSEPLPYATVLRSGLVRLAVDGENSEGAAVQSNDRRLRDASTEYKGIVELAGDGEEKEGLVVQGNDKRLKHATELAYGLVRLASNGENRADRVVQGNDDRLRTATISSLGIVELAENGETKEGVVVQGNDDRLKIATSKKYGLAILSEPGGAEPGKAVTADDPRLRKAGTEFPGIVRFAKNGEESSEAAVQGNDKRLKIATAETYGIVQLAQSGESKEGVVVQGNDKRLRNATTSYPGIVEFATLGNSVPGKVVSADDPRLSDKRDPKPHTHNYAPIGHDFSSHTGLLKVKGNTEATYANISPPPENHSPIYGRNESEKGAGVVGVARNTGLIGYGEKFGVRGDSSSVDKDSAGIIGLAKRGFGGIFHSRSGVALLATGKGVPSLGETGSGKALLAEGESEFLGTVRISTGKNTDCIARFFPVNPSDVISEGDILVMGEDGRLQKAKSANATHTIGVAVKSAALLFGGQPSSSDGPHWLVAVSGVTTVNADASSYPIQPGNLLVTGLTGGHAVRISAESLRPGSLFGKALTSLRSGRGQIQILLCFQ, via the coding sequence ATGAATTCTGAATCAATTCGAATCAGCCACCCCGATTTGATCAAAATCCGTGAAATCAAATCGACAGGAACTTATGATCTAAAAGATGGAAAATTACTCCGCTACTCCGAAATCAAAAATTCACCAGGGATTTCTTCACTAACGCTTCATTTTGACAGCGTCTCCAGCCTCAATCAAATTCGCCTTCACTCGAATTCGCAAGAAATCGCTTTTTTTCCAGATACGTTTCGATTTGAAATTTCTATGGACGGAATCGTTTGGGAACCAATTTTACAAGAGACTGGATTCAAACGTTTGAATCAAAAAACGGGTCAATGGAATTTTTCACTCGTTCAAGCGAAATACCTGAAATTAATCAGTCAGGTTTCGGAAAAAGATAATTCAGGGAAATATAAAATTTCTCTTGGTCAGTTGGAAGTCGGTATTTCAGGAATTGTTAAAATTCAAGTCAGTTCCGAACAAGACCGATTTTGGGTAAAAGAAAATTTAATAGATCAAAGATCTGACTATGGTTGGTCCTCTAAAGAAGTTTCAAAACCGGGGGAAGAATTTTTACTGATCGATTTGGGATCAATCAGTCGAGTAAACGAATTGCGTCTTTTTACTCCAAAGCTCGATCCTACTTTTTTTCCGGAGAGTTTTACGGTTTATTACAGCGAAGACGATCTTTCTTGGAATCAATTGTTGGAAGAAAACCAATTCCTGTCTGAACCAGGAGTCTGGTATCAGTGGAGATTTTTGCCAACAAACGTACGTTATTTGAAATTAGTTGCACGGCAAAAAGAGAAAAAAAATCAGGAATTTTATCAAACTAAAATTGTAGAGTTAGAATTGTATGCGACTCCGCATCTTAGCGATTTGACAAACAAGCCTACCTCTGAGCCTCTACCCTACGCGACGGTTCTAAGATCCGGATTGGTGCGTCTTGCGGTAGATGGAGAAAATTCAGAAGGAGCTGCGGTTCAATCAAATGATCGAAGACTTAGAGACGCTTCTACTGAATATAAAGGGATTGTAGAACTTGCCGGAGATGGAGAAGAAAAAGAAGGGCTTGTTGTACAAGGAAATGATAAACGACTGAAACACGCCACTGAGCTGGCATATGGCTTGGTTAGACTGGCATCTAATGGCGAAAATCGGGCGGATCGAGTTGTGCAAGGAAATGATGACCGTTTGCGGACGGCTACCATATCCAGTCTTGGAATTGTAGAGCTGGCTGAGAATGGGGAAACAAAGGAAGGAGTTGTGGTTCAAGGAAATGACGATCGGTTGAAAATTGCCACGTCAAAAAAATATGGATTGGCGATTCTTTCGGAACCAGGTGGAGCTGAACCGGGAAAGGCAGTTACTGCGGATGATCCTAGATTGAGAAAAGCTGGTACGGAATTTCCTGGTATTGTACGTTTCGCAAAAAACGGAGAAGAATCTTCAGAGGCCGCAGTTCAAGGAAACGATAAACGACTAAAAATCGCCACAGCCGAAACCTATGGAATTGTTCAATTGGCACAATCTGGCGAATCAAAAGAAGGAGTTGTAGTTCAAGGAAATGATAAACGACTTCGAAATGCCACTACCTCTTATCCTGGAATCGTAGAATTTGCAACTCTTGGCAATTCAGTGCCAGGGAAAGTAGTCTCTGCGGATGATCCTAGATTATCTGATAAAAGAGATCCTAAACCTCACACTCACAATTATGCGCCAATAGGTCATGACTTTAGCTCTCACACTGGTTTGCTGAAAGTAAAAGGAAATACCGAAGCCACCTATGCAAATATTTCTCCTCCTCCGGAAAATCATTCTCCAATTTACGGAAGAAATGAAAGTGAAAAAGGAGCCGGTGTTGTAGGTGTTGCCCGTAACACGGGACTCATTGGATATGGCGAAAAGTTTGGGGTTCGAGGAGATTCTTCTTCGGTAGATAAAGATTCTGCAGGTATCATCGGTCTCGCCAAACGCGGATTTGGTGGAATTTTCCATTCCAGATCAGGCGTTGCCCTTTTGGCAACAGGAAAAGGAGTTCCTTCTTTAGGAGAAACTGGATCCGGAAAAGCACTTCTTGCGGAAGGAGAATCTGAATTTTTGGGTACTGTCCGAATTTCGACAGGAAAAAATACGGATTGTATCGCCCGATTTTTTCCGGTAAATCCATCAGACGTAATTTCCGAGGGGGATATTTTGGTGATGGGGGAAGATGGTAGATTGCAAAAAGCAAAATCGGCTAACGCAACACATACGATCGGAGTCGCCGTGAAATCGGCGGCGCTTTTATTTGGCGGCCAGCCCTCTTCTTCTGACGGACCTCATTGGTTGGTTGCGGTTTCAGGAGTTACGACTGTAAATGCGGACGCATCTTCCTACCCGATTCAACCCGGAAATTTATTGGTGACCGGTTTAACTGGTGGGCACGCTGTTCGAATTTCGGCGGAATCTTTACGTCCAGGTTCGCTTTTCGGAAAAGCTCTAACTTCTCTTCGTAGCGGCCGAGGACAAATCCAAATTCTTCTTTGTTTTCAATAA
- a CDS encoding helix-turn-helix domain-containing protein: MGEHYPYIKFFADIIESGVWANLSSAAKTLYLVLLKFSDQHFKPVWPSTEILLRLTGFKTKKSIIQGKRDLIQAGLLQVTPGTGHTSSRYYFCFNYPGSKIPPQGYNFGNPGGGETETQGVGKNGPQGSGEVAPNHINITITNNQHQEPEKRKKQVSLDELEKEYGSTTLTEALTIARGRGMETNLRYVQGICKNLTKAKDDFMPEFNQNQERYNERETSWNGFLRWSKERLAKSSIETLEKIRVEPDGRTLCILDPVTESLRMIIAKYFTEEIRPPILVIFSAKNEENRITSTKH, encoded by the coding sequence ATGGGTGAGCATTATCCATACATAAAATTTTTTGCAGACATAATAGAGTCTGGAGTCTGGGCCAATCTATCGTCAGCAGCAAAAACACTCTATTTAGTGCTGCTTAAATTTAGTGATCAGCATTTTAAGCCAGTCTGGCCAAGTACAGAAATACTGTTAAGACTAACGGGCTTTAAAACAAAAAAATCAATCATACAAGGAAAAAGAGACCTGATTCAAGCAGGACTACTTCAAGTTACGCCTGGAACAGGGCACACAAGTTCACGGTATTATTTTTGTTTTAACTACCCTGGATCCAAAATACCACCCCAGGGGTATAATTTTGGAAACCCAGGGGGTGGGGAAACGGAAACCCAGGGGGTGGGGAAAAATGGTCCTCAGGGGTCTGGAGAAGTAGCCCCAAACCATATAAATATAACAATTACAAATAACCAGCACCAAGAACCAGAAAAGAGAAAAAAACAAGTAAGTTTAGATGAATTAGAAAAAGAATATGGATCTACAACTCTAACAGAAGCACTTACTATCGCTAGAGGACGAGGAATGGAAACCAACTTAAGGTATGTGCAAGGAATATGTAAAAATTTAACAAAAGCCAAAGACGATTTTATGCCGGAATTTAATCAAAATCAAGAAAGATACAATGAGAGAGAAACAAGTTGGAATGGATTTTTACGTTGGTCAAAAGAACGATTAGCTAAATCTAGTATAGAGACACTGGAAAAGATTAGAGTAGAGCCAGATGGAAGAACACTTTGTATCTTGGACCCAGTTACAGAATCCTTGCGGATGATTATAGCAAAGTACTTCACAGAGGAAATCCGTCCTCCGATATTGGTTATATTTTCCGCGAAAAACGAAGAAAATCGAATTACTTCCACAAAACACTAA